The Phycisphaeraceae bacterium genome has a window encoding:
- a CDS encoding prepilin-type N-terminal cleavage/methylation domain-containing protein — protein sequence MTTRYAAIMTLAHRRAFTLVEVLVVVAIIAVTAAVVLPRLTDDAVLRLRGAASILISDVEYAQVLSISHPDNPVVVRFDAAKSRYWLAYASAPDAPLNRPGTNQPYDVTFGQGRAASVGDIGVSVQNMPGETVAFDASGGLVDFSASPRITLTVDNRTLTLVIAPMTGSISEEN from the coding sequence GTGACAACGCGCTACGCAGCCATCATGACGCTCGCCCATCGCCGGGCCTTCACGCTGGTGGAGGTGCTGGTCGTGGTGGCGATCATCGCCGTCACCGCCGCCGTGGTGCTGCCTCGACTCACGGACGACGCCGTGCTCCGTCTCCGCGGGGCCGCGAGCATTCTGATTTCCGATGTCGAGTACGCCCAGGTGCTTTCGATCAGCCATCCGGACAATCCCGTCGTCGTGCGGTTCGACGCGGCGAAGTCGCGCTACTGGCTGGCCTACGCCAGCGCGCCGGACGCGCCCCTGAATCGACCGGGGACAAATCAGCCCTATGACGTGACCTTCGGGCAGGGCCGCGCCGCGTCGGTGGGCGACATCGGCGTGAGCGTGCAGAACATGCCGGGCGAGACCGTGGCCTTCGACGCCTCGGGCGGGCTGGTGGACTTCAGCGCCTCGCCGCGCATCACCCTGACCGTGGACAATCGGACGCTGACCCTCGTCATCGCCCCCATGACGGGGTCGATTTCGGAAGAGAACTGA
- a CDS encoding HAMP domain-containing histidine kinase, with product MTRARGTPRTGRRWWIVYALCVALLLSAMAGVSLLVLRIERQATLAGAEADRQAVLRLALWRMDSWLSPRLGREAARPYFEYLAFYSNDTAYTRYLSEIPPGDVLTPSPLLSFESDYILLHFQIAPDGGVTSPQVPTGNELDLWQSKNDSDALLAKSGLLERVRGLVQANDVFIACRVQESFVTSAAPPIPPAPPGAPGAETGAYWSLPPQQRGQQQVQQALNQAEFQKRSEASQRARQLEEPSQVGLSNLQWLDQQRGSINASTDDAISIGPLVAVWAQRAATTGEALPGSVEPELLFMRRVTVNGTDLFQGFLADWPRIRAALIEEASDLVPGIGLTPVLEPSHDSATGVRGAAESASTPWMLASIPAVVEAPPAPSVSSPLLSPARGTLALAWAAVLLAALAAGLTLRSVIDFGARRSRFASAVTHELRTPLTTFRMYSEMLAEGMVNDPARQAEYHRTLRDESARLAGLVENVLAYAQVEDGRADRRLETLTLHSLIDRHRSALERRALECGATLMVSIEGSSDSTSEARTFATDADAIGQILVNLVDNACKYGLTADAAAIITLTARLESQRLVISVRDHGRGVHPGMARRIFEPFDRGAIEPGAPTPGVGLGLALSRELAHALGGRLTLEPTPDGGRGALFRLTVPVVG from the coding sequence GTGACGCGGGCGCGAGGCACGCCCCGCACCGGCCGACGCTGGTGGATCGTCTACGCCCTGTGCGTGGCGCTCCTGCTGAGCGCAATGGCCGGCGTCTCGCTGCTGGTGCTGCGCATCGAGCGTCAGGCGACGCTCGCCGGGGCCGAGGCGGATCGCCAGGCGGTGCTGCGCCTGGCCCTGTGGCGCATGGACTCGTGGCTTTCGCCGCGCCTGGGGCGCGAGGCGGCAAGGCCCTACTTCGAGTACCTGGCGTTCTACTCCAACGACACCGCGTACACGCGGTATCTGAGCGAGATTCCGCCTGGCGACGTGCTCACGCCCTCGCCGCTGCTTTCGTTCGAGAGCGACTACATCCTGCTGCACTTCCAGATCGCCCCGGACGGTGGCGTGACGTCGCCCCAGGTGCCCACGGGCAACGAATTGGACCTGTGGCAATCGAAGAACGACTCCGATGCGCTGCTGGCGAAGTCGGGACTGCTCGAACGGGTGCGCGGACTGGTGCAGGCCAACGACGTGTTCATCGCCTGCCGCGTGCAGGAGTCATTCGTCACCTCGGCCGCGCCGCCCATTCCACCGGCGCCGCCCGGAGCGCCGGGGGCGGAGACGGGCGCGTACTGGTCGCTTCCCCCGCAGCAGCGCGGCCAGCAGCAGGTGCAGCAGGCGCTCAACCAGGCCGAGTTTCAGAAGCGCAGTGAAGCCAGCCAGCGGGCCCGGCAGCTGGAGGAGCCCTCGCAGGTCGGGCTGAGCAACCTGCAGTGGCTGGATCAGCAGCGCGGATCGATCAACGCCTCAACGGACGACGCGATCTCCATCGGCCCGCTGGTGGCGGTGTGGGCTCAGCGCGCGGCGACAACGGGCGAGGCGCTCCCCGGGTCCGTCGAGCCGGAGTTGTTGTTCATGCGCCGCGTCACGGTGAATGGGACGGACCTGTTCCAGGGCTTTCTCGCCGACTGGCCCCGCATCCGTGCGGCGTTGATCGAGGAAGCCAGCGACCTGGTGCCGGGCATCGGGCTGACGCCGGTGCTCGAACCGTCGCACGATTCCGCGACGGGCGTCCGCGGCGCCGCGGAGAGCGCCAGCACTCCGTGGATGCTGGCCTCGATTCCCGCGGTGGTGGAAGCCCCGCCCGCGCCGTCCGTGTCGTCGCCGCTGCTCTCGCCGGCACGGGGCACGCTGGCGCTGGCGTGGGCGGCGGTGCTGCTCGCCGCGCTGGCCGCGGGGTTGACGCTGCGCTCGGTCATCGACTTCGGCGCCCGCCGGAGCCGCTTCGCCTCGGCGGTGACGCACGAACTGCGCACGCCCCTGACCACCTTCCGCATGTACTCGGAAATGCTCGCGGAAGGCATGGTGAACGACCCCGCCCGCCAGGCCGAGTATCACCGCACGCTGCGGGACGAATCCGCCCGTCTGGCGGGGCTGGTCGAGAACGTGCTGGCCTACGCCCAGGTGGAGGACGGTCGAGCCGACCGTCGGCTGGAGACGCTCACCCTTCACTCGTTGATCGATCGGCATCGCTCCGCGCTGGAGCGCCGGGCCCTCGAGTGCGGCGCCACGCTCATGGTGTCGATCGAAGGATCGTCGGATTCCACCTCGGAAGCCCGCACGTTCGCGACCGATGCCGACGCGATCGGGCAGATCCTCGTCAACCTGGTGGACAACGCCTGCAAGTACGGCCTCACGGCGGATGCCGCGGCGATCATCACTCTGACCGCCCGACTGGAGAGCCAGCGACTCGTGATCTCGGTGCGCGACCACGGCCGGGGGGTCCACCCCGGCATGGCCAGGCGAATCTTCGAGCCGTTCGACCGCGGCGCCATCGAACCCGGCGCCCCGACGCCGGGCGTCGGGCTGGGGCTGGCGCTCTCGCGCGAACTGGCCCACGCGCTGGGCGGACGTCTGACGCTTGAACCAACGCCCGATGGAGGGCGTGGAGCGCTCTTCCGGCTGACCGTGCCCGTGGTCGGGTAA